In Primulina eburnea isolate SZY01 chromosome 5, ASM2296580v1, whole genome shotgun sequence, a single window of DNA contains:
- the LOC140832109 gene encoding protein DETOXIFICATION 56-like, giving the protein MEERVAEKANYHEDVPPSLSPHIILKRAENSTLSELKIQCRIAIPLTVMNLTWFAKLVISTAFLGRLGNLSLAGGTLGFTFANVTGFSVLSGLCGAMEPMCGQAFGAKNFRLLHRTLTMATLLLLSATIPIAFLWLNVDKILIQLGQERDISITARHYLAYLLPDLVITSFLCPLKAYLSTQNITVPIMLSSAFAVALHIPINVLLSRAKGLEGVSMAAWITDLIVVILLGLYVLMTEKKGGEKWKEGGWWELRGIDDWIKLLKLSGPCCLTTCLEWWCYEIMVLLTGRLPNAKQAVGVLAIVLNFDYLLYSVMLSLATCSSIRVSNELGAKNARIAYRSAYVSLCISIILGFLGGSIMVSARGVWGPLFSGDEGIVRNVKRMMLWMAIVEVVNFPLAVCGGIVRGTARPWLGMYANICGFYLVALPLGVVLGFRIHLGLGGLLMGFLCGMVVCLLLVFVFVARIDWDDEAEKARMLTSSQQDCEHHVKNVNS; this is encoded by the coding sequence ATGGAAGAAAGAGTAGCAGAGAAAGCTAATTATCATGAAGACGTCCCTCCTTCTCTCTCACCCCATATCATCCTAAAACGTGCTGAAAATTCTACTCTCTCTGAGCTCAAAATACAGTGTCGGATCGCGATTCCATTGACTGTAATGAATTTAACTTGGTTTGCCAAATTGGTCATATCCACCGCGTTTCTTGGCCGGTTAGGGAACCTCTCGTTGGCGGGAGGGACTCTCGGTTTCACCTTTGCTAATGTGACGGGTTTTTCTGTGTTGAGTGGACTTTGTGGAGCCATGGAACCTATGTGTGGCCAAGCTTTTGGAGCAAAGAACTTCAGGCTACTGCACAGGACCCTTACCATGGCCACATTGTTACTGCTCTCAGCAACCATTCCAATCGCTTTCTTATGGCTCAATGTGGATAAGATCTTAATCCAGCTCGGCCAAGAAAGAGATATCTCAATCACTGCAAGGCATTACCTGGCTTATCTCCTCCCTGATTTGGTTATAACTTCGTTCTTGTGTCCACTTAAAGCATACTTAAGCACACAGAACATCACAGTTCCGATTATGTTAAGCTCGGCTTTCGCAGTGGCACTTCACATCCCAATCAACGTGCTACTTTCACGAGCAAAAGGGCTTGAAGGGGTTTCAATGGCAGCGTGGATCACTGATCTGATAGTTGTGATTTTACTCGGTTTGTATGTTTTGATGACCgagaagaaaggaggagagaAATGGAAAGAAGGAGGGTGGTGGGAGTTACGTGGGATTGATGATTGGATTAAGCTTCTCAAGCTATCTGGTCCATGTTGCCTCACAACTTGTCTCGAATGGTGGTGCTACGAGATAATGGTCTTGCTCACGGGCCGATTACCGAACGCGAAGCAAGCCGTCGGAGTTCTAGCAATCGTGCTGAATTTCGATTACTTGCTCTACTCGGTTATGTTATCTCTAGCCACATGTTCTTCAATTCGTGTGTCCAACGAACTAGGTGCGAAAAACGCTAGAATCGCTTACCGTTCGGCTTATGTTTCTCTATGCATCAGCATAATTTTGGGCTTTCTCGGCGGGTCGATAATGGTGTCAGCGAGAGGCGTATGGGGACCGTTGTTTAGTGGTGATGAAGGGATTGTAAGAAACGTGAAGAGAATGATGCTTTGGATGGCTATTGTGGAAGTGGTGAATTTCCCGTTGGCCGTGTGCGGCGGCATCGTGCGGGGAACGGCTAGGCCATGGCTTGGGATGTATGCTAATATTTGCGGGTTCTATTTAGTTGCGTTGCCTCTGGGAGTGGTGCTAGGGTTTAGAATTCATCTTGGACTAGGGGGGTTGTTGATGGGATTCTTGTGTGGAATGGTTGTTTGTTTGCTTTTGGTTTTTGTGTTTGTTGCGAGGATTGATTGGGATGATGAGGCGGAGAAGGCACGGATGCTCACTAGTTCTCAACAAGATTGTGAACATCATGTCAAGAACGTTAATTCTTGA
- the LOC140832110 gene encoding ATP-dependent Clp protease proteolytic subunit-related protein 2, chloroplastic-like isoform X1, producing the protein MSLLHSSCLQSTTDISQTSLSCGSKVYVGLRAQCPNSYGIGKPNLNVEFHNQVYKSIQLRSSGSKPTRDQVSMMPIGTPRVPYRNVAEGTWQWVDLWNALYRERVIFIGQHIDEEFSNQILATMLYLDSVDDSKKLFFYINGPGGDLTPSMAIYDTMQSLKSPIGTHCVGFAYNLATFLLAAGEKGYRYAMPLSRIALQSPAGSARGQADDIRNEADELLRIRDYLFKELAKKTGQPIDKVYNDLNRMKRFNAQEALEYGLIDRIVRPSRIKADAPPKDSTAGLG; encoded by the exons ATGTCTCTCCTCCATTCTTCATGTCTCCAATCCACAACTGATATATCTCAGACTTCTCTCAG CTGCGGGAGCAAAGTCTATGTGGGATTACGAGCTCAATGCCCAA ATTCTTACGGGATTGGAAAGCCCAATTTAAATGTGGAATTTCACAATCAAGTTTACAAAAGCATTCAGTTGAG ATCTAGTGGCAGCAAACCAACTCGGGATCAAGTCTCAATGATGCCCATTGGAACACCTAGAGTGCCATATAGGAACGTTGCCGAGGGAACATGGCAGTGGGTCGATCTATGGAATGCTCTT TACCGTGAACGTGTTATATTTATCGGTCAACACATTGATGAAGAGTTCAGTAACCAGATACTTGCCACAATGTTATACCTTGATAGTGTTGACGATTCGAAGAAGCTTTTCTTTTACATCAATGGGCCTGGAGGAGAT CTTACTCCTAGCATGGCTATATATGATACTATGCAAAGCTTGAAAAGTCCCATTGGCACTCACTGTGTGGGCTTTGCGTATAATCTCGCAACCTTTCTTCTTGCTGCTGGAGAAAAG GGTTATCGTTATGCCATGCCTCTTTCAAGAATTGCGTTACAGTCTCCGGCTGGTTCTGCTCGTGGACAG GCTGATGACATTCGTAATGAAGCAGATGAGCTTCTACGCATAAGAGattatcttttcaaggagttgGCTAAGAAAACAGGCCAGCCCATCgacaag GTTTACAATGACTTGAACCGAATGAAGCGCTTCAATGCTCAGGAAGCTCTTGAATATGGTCTCATCGACCGGATAGTTAGGCCTTCACGTATAAAAGCAGATGCCCCGCCAAAGGATTCTACCGCAGGTCTTGGTTAA
- the LOC140832111 gene encoding AT-hook motif nuclear-localized protein 1-like: MEGANTLVSSGVTVVGSDAPSDYHMAPRTTTENPIQGTGSAPPHVTVAPPLVSITAPDTTTAVGGTATLKKKRGRPRKYGPDGSVAVALSPKPISSSAPPPVIDFSAVQKRVKVRSFGSEAKLQPPRMETGTSGDQWVSCSVGANFTPHIITVDAGEDVTTKIISFSQQGPRAICVLSANGVISSVTLRQPDSSGGTLTYEGRFEILSLTGSFTPSETGGIRNRSGGMSVSLASPDGRVVGGGVAGLLVAAGPVQIVVGSFLVGNQHEQKTKKHKPESMAIIPTAAIPISSAGVEDAYHTSSSFRGDSWSSMPPESKNNATDINVSLPE; this comes from the exons ATGGAAGGTGCTAATACTCTGGTTAGCAGCGGAGTAACTGTGGTGGGATCAGATGCACCATCAGATTACCACATGGCTCCCAGGACCACAACAGAAAATCCAATTCAAGGAACCGGATCAGCACCACCTCATGTGACCGTGGCGCCACCACTAGTTTCCATCACTGCACCGGATACGACGACCGCTGTGGGCGGCACAGCAACTTTGAAGAAGAAGAGGGGCAGGCCTAGGAAGTATGGACCTGATGGTTCCGTGGCAGTCGCCCTTTCACCCAAACCAATTTCTTCCTCGGCACCACCACCGGTGATCGACTTCTCTGCCGTTCAGAAACGAGTAAAGGTCCGGTCTTTTGGGTCTGAAGCCAAGCTGCAACCTCCCAGAATGGAGACTGGGACTTCGG GTGATCAGTGGGTTTCATGCTCTGTCGGTGCCAATTTTACACCTCATATCATCACTGTTGATGCTGGAGAG GATGTCACGACGAAGATCATATCTTTCTCTCAACAAGGGCCCCGAGCGATATGCGTTCTCTCTGCTAATGGTGTAATATCGAGTGTCACTCTTCGTCAACCCGATTCTTCCGGTGGTACATTGACCTATGAG GGTCGCTTTGAGATACTGTCATTGACAGGATCGTTCACGCCGTCTGAGACTGGAGGAATTAGAAACCGATCTGGTGGGATGAGTGTCTCTTTAGCTAGTCCCGATGGGCGTGTTGTCGGGGGTGGAGTCGCTGGTTTATTAGTAGCTGCCGGCCCTGTGCAG ATTGTGGTGGGTAGTTTTCTGGTGGGTAACCAGCACGAGCAGAAGACGAAGAAACACAAACCAGAGTCCATGGCCATCATACCTACTGCTGCTATTCCAATCTCGAGTGCTGGGGTGGAAGACGCATATCATACTTCCTCTTCTTTCCGCGGAGATAGCTGGTCCTCGATGCCTCCGGAATCGAAGAATAACGCCACTGACATCAACGTATCTTTACCCGAGTGA
- the LOC140832110 gene encoding ATP-dependent Clp protease proteolytic subunit-related protein 2, chloroplastic-like isoform X2 has product MSLLHSSCLQSTTDISQTSLSCGSKVYVGLRAQCPNSYGIGKPNLNVEFHNQVYKSIQLSGSKPTRDQVSMMPIGTPRVPYRNVAEGTWQWVDLWNALYRERVIFIGQHIDEEFSNQILATMLYLDSVDDSKKLFFYINGPGGDLTPSMAIYDTMQSLKSPIGTHCVGFAYNLATFLLAAGEKGYRYAMPLSRIALQSPAGSARGQADDIRNEADELLRIRDYLFKELAKKTGQPIDKVYNDLNRMKRFNAQEALEYGLIDRIVRPSRIKADAPPKDSTAGLG; this is encoded by the exons ATGTCTCTCCTCCATTCTTCATGTCTCCAATCCACAACTGATATATCTCAGACTTCTCTCAG CTGCGGGAGCAAAGTCTATGTGGGATTACGAGCTCAATGCCCAA ATTCTTACGGGATTGGAAAGCCCAATTTAAATGTGGAATTTCACAATCAAGTTTACAAAAGCATTCAGTTGAG TGGCAGCAAACCAACTCGGGATCAAGTCTCAATGATGCCCATTGGAACACCTAGAGTGCCATATAGGAACGTTGCCGAGGGAACATGGCAGTGGGTCGATCTATGGAATGCTCTT TACCGTGAACGTGTTATATTTATCGGTCAACACATTGATGAAGAGTTCAGTAACCAGATACTTGCCACAATGTTATACCTTGATAGTGTTGACGATTCGAAGAAGCTTTTCTTTTACATCAATGGGCCTGGAGGAGAT CTTACTCCTAGCATGGCTATATATGATACTATGCAAAGCTTGAAAAGTCCCATTGGCACTCACTGTGTGGGCTTTGCGTATAATCTCGCAACCTTTCTTCTTGCTGCTGGAGAAAAG GGTTATCGTTATGCCATGCCTCTTTCAAGAATTGCGTTACAGTCTCCGGCTGGTTCTGCTCGTGGACAG GCTGATGACATTCGTAATGAAGCAGATGAGCTTCTACGCATAAGAGattatcttttcaaggagttgGCTAAGAAAACAGGCCAGCCCATCgacaag GTTTACAATGACTTGAACCGAATGAAGCGCTTCAATGCTCAGGAAGCTCTTGAATATGGTCTCATCGACCGGATAGTTAGGCCTTCACGTATAAAAGCAGATGCCCCGCCAAAGGATTCTACCGCAGGTCTTGGTTAA
- the LOC140832115 gene encoding uncharacterized protein isoform X1, whose product MKGVFSAPGDYIYFKSQVPLHKIPIGSKQWRYYDFGPKVVPPLICLPGTAGTADVYYKQIMSLSMKGYRVISVDIPRVWNHHEWVIAFEKFLDVINVHHIHLYGTSLGGFLAQLFAQHRPRRVRSLVLSNTFLETSSFSAAMPWAPLVGWTPSFLLKRYVLTGIHDGPHEPFIADSVDFIVAQVETLSRDDLASRLSLTVDAASVGPLLLSDSLITIMDTNDFCAIPGQLKDQVLERYPGARQAYLKSGGDFPFLSRPDEVNLHLQLHLRRVGVEAKPDEVQKDVPGRSSSNDQNDGTHTDDATEDDRSGPEDASGPPPASEDPNSGNLDNQSFSNTQISNVSIEYFKLALAPEVLSKLSCECIVHNLLNLHLATLYFNQKCSKEV is encoded by the exons ATGAAAGGCGTCTTCTCGGCGCCTGGTGATTACATCTACTTCAAGTCTCAGGTCCCTCTTCACAAGATCCCT ATTGGCTCAAAGCAATGGAGATACTATGATTTTGGGCCAAAAGTTGTGCCTCCACTGATCTGTCTTCCTGGTACTGCTGGAACTGCCGACGTGTATTATAAACAAATTATGTCATTATCTATGAAG GGTTATCGAGTGATATCAGTTGATATTCCCCGAGTGTGGAACCACCATGAGTGGGTTATAGCATTTGAGAAGTTTTTGGATGTTATTAATGTTCATCAT ATACATTTATACGGTACATCTCTTGGGGGCTTCTTAGCTCAACTCTTTGCTCAGCACCGGCCACGTCGAGTTCGATCTTTGGTTCTCTCAAATACGTTTTTGGAGACCAGTAGTTTTTCTGCGGCTATGCCATGGGCTCCCCT TGTAGGCTGGACACCTTCATTTCTATTGAAGCGGTATGTCCTAACTGGAATTCACGATGGTCCTCATGAACCTTTTATTGCAGATTCCGTGGATTTCATCGTTGCTCAG GTTGAGACCCTTTCAAGAGATGACTTGGCCTCAAGGTTGAGTCTGACAGTTGATGCAGCATCTGTTGGCCCTCTTTTGCTTTCAGATTCTTTAATTACTATAATGGAT ACAAATGATTTCTGTGCAATTCCTGGACAACTTAAAGATCAAGTGCTAGAAAGATACCCTGGTGCCAGACAAGCATACCTCAAGTCCGGTGGTGACTTTCCCTTCCTTTCAAGACCAGATGAAGTAAATCTTCATCTTCAG CTACACCTAAGGCGAGTTGGTGTGGAAGCTAAACCAGATGAAGTCCAAAAAGATGTACCTGGTAGGAGTAGCTCAAATGACCAAAATGATGGTACACATACCGATGATGCAACAGAAGATGATAGGAGTGGCCCTGAAGATGCAAGTGGACCTCCTCCAGCTTCAGAAGATCCAAATTCTGGTAATCTTGATAATCAAAGTTTCAGCAACACCCAGATATCCAATGTCAGCATTGAATACTTCAAGCTAGCATTGGCGCCCGAAGTTCTTTCAAAGCTATCGTGTGAGTGTATTGTTCATAATTTGCTTAATCTTCACCTAGCCACCTTGTACTTTAACCAGAAGTGTTCTAAGGAAGTTTAG
- the LOC140832115 gene encoding uncharacterized protein isoform X2 translates to MESMGYKFLLIGSKQWRYYDFGPKVVPPLICLPGTAGTADVYYKQIMSLSMKGYRVISVDIPRVWNHHEWVIAFEKFLDVINVHHIHLYGTSLGGFLAQLFAQHRPRRVRSLVLSNTFLETSSFSAAMPWAPLVGWTPSFLLKRYVLTGIHDGPHEPFIADSVDFIVAQVETLSRDDLASRLSLTVDAASVGPLLLSDSLITIMDTNDFCAIPGQLKDQVLERYPGARQAYLKSGGDFPFLSRPDEVNLHLQLHLRRVGVEAKPDEVQKDVPGRSSSNDQNDGTHTDDATEDDRSGPEDASGPPPASEDPNSGNLDNQSFSNTQISNVSIEYFKLALAPEVLSKLSCECIVHNLLNLHLATLYFNQKCSKEV, encoded by the exons ATGGAATCAATGGGGTATAAGTTTTTACTG ATTGGCTCAAAGCAATGGAGATACTATGATTTTGGGCCAAAAGTTGTGCCTCCACTGATCTGTCTTCCTGGTACTGCTGGAACTGCCGACGTGTATTATAAACAAATTATGTCATTATCTATGAAG GGTTATCGAGTGATATCAGTTGATATTCCCCGAGTGTGGAACCACCATGAGTGGGTTATAGCATTTGAGAAGTTTTTGGATGTTATTAATGTTCATCAT ATACATTTATACGGTACATCTCTTGGGGGCTTCTTAGCTCAACTCTTTGCTCAGCACCGGCCACGTCGAGTTCGATCTTTGGTTCTCTCAAATACGTTTTTGGAGACCAGTAGTTTTTCTGCGGCTATGCCATGGGCTCCCCT TGTAGGCTGGACACCTTCATTTCTATTGAAGCGGTATGTCCTAACTGGAATTCACGATGGTCCTCATGAACCTTTTATTGCAGATTCCGTGGATTTCATCGTTGCTCAG GTTGAGACCCTTTCAAGAGATGACTTGGCCTCAAGGTTGAGTCTGACAGTTGATGCAGCATCTGTTGGCCCTCTTTTGCTTTCAGATTCTTTAATTACTATAATGGAT ACAAATGATTTCTGTGCAATTCCTGGACAACTTAAAGATCAAGTGCTAGAAAGATACCCTGGTGCCAGACAAGCATACCTCAAGTCCGGTGGTGACTTTCCCTTCCTTTCAAGACCAGATGAAGTAAATCTTCATCTTCAG CTACACCTAAGGCGAGTTGGTGTGGAAGCTAAACCAGATGAAGTCCAAAAAGATGTACCTGGTAGGAGTAGCTCAAATGACCAAAATGATGGTACACATACCGATGATGCAACAGAAGATGATAGGAGTGGCCCTGAAGATGCAAGTGGACCTCCTCCAGCTTCAGAAGATCCAAATTCTGGTAATCTTGATAATCAAAGTTTCAGCAACACCCAGATATCCAATGTCAGCATTGAATACTTCAAGCTAGCATTGGCGCCCGAAGTTCTTTCAAAGCTATCGTGTGAGTGTATTGTTCATAATTTGCTTAATCTTCACCTAGCCACCTTGTACTTTAACCAGAAGTGTTCTAAGGAAGTTTAG